In one window of Streptomyces sp. NBC_01224 DNA:
- a CDS encoding carboxymuconolactone decarboxylase family protein has protein sequence MEARVKSPANPDVITAIQHLYKAIHAGGVDKHLLSLVHLRVSQINGCSPCVFATIQSAKKAGETEERLHNVVAWRETPFYTDEERAALALAEAATRLQDGAAGVTDEIWDAAADHFSEEQLGAVILEVAMTNFFNRVNRTVREQAGKTW, from the coding sequence ATGGAAGCACGTGTGAAGAGCCCGGCCAATCCCGACGTGATCACAGCAATCCAGCACCTCTACAAGGCGATTCACGCCGGGGGCGTAGATAAGCACCTGCTGTCGCTGGTCCATCTGCGTGTCAGCCAGATCAACGGCTGCAGCCCGTGCGTCTTCGCCACGATCCAGTCGGCGAAGAAGGCCGGTGAGACGGAGGAGCGGCTGCACAACGTGGTCGCGTGGCGCGAGACGCCCTTCTACACCGATGAGGAGCGGGCGGCCCTCGCCCTGGCCGAGGCCGCCACCCGGCTCCAGGACGGCGCGGCGGGCGTAACCGATGAGATCTGGGACGCCGCCGCCGACCACTTCAGCGAGGAGCAGCTGGGCGCGGTCATCCTGGAGGTCGCGATGACCAACTTCTTCAACCGGGTCAACCGCACGGTCCGGGAGCAGGCCGGCAAGACCTGGTGA
- a CDS encoding sigma-70 family RNA polymerase sigma factor, with protein sequence MSDTSPTDPIAETFEAQRDRLRAVAHRMLGSHADAEDVVQEAWLRLSRQDTATIHNLAGWLTTVVSRISLDVLRSRHARPEASYDDGLSELVMTLDDNPAPEDDAVLADSVGLALLVVLESLGPSERLAFVLHDLFAVPFDEIGQILGKSTAATKMLASRARRKVQTIERPTGVGREQRDVVQAFLAAARRGDFEELLRVLDPEVKLTVDTPSGVVVTLGATQVAAGAQLSASAATQGRAVLVNGLPGIISWREDGTPLSVLAFTVVDSRITDITVVIDQAKLALMELPDPA encoded by the coding sequence ATGTCCGACACCAGCCCGACGGACCCGATAGCCGAGACGTTCGAGGCCCAGCGCGACCGGCTGCGCGCGGTCGCCCACCGCATGCTCGGGTCGCACGCCGACGCCGAGGACGTGGTCCAGGAGGCCTGGCTGCGGCTCTCCCGTCAGGACACGGCGACCATCCACAACCTCGCCGGCTGGCTGACCACGGTGGTCAGCCGGATCAGCCTCGATGTCCTGCGATCGCGCCACGCCCGCCCGGAGGCGTCCTACGACGACGGTCTATCCGAGCTCGTGATGACGCTCGACGACAATCCTGCTCCCGAGGACGACGCGGTGCTCGCCGACTCGGTCGGGCTCGCGCTCCTCGTCGTTCTGGAGTCGCTCGGGCCGAGCGAGCGGCTGGCGTTCGTGCTGCACGACCTGTTCGCGGTGCCGTTCGACGAAATCGGCCAGATTCTCGGCAAGTCCACCGCCGCCACCAAGATGCTCGCCAGCCGCGCCCGCAGGAAGGTGCAGACGATTGAGCGACCGACCGGCGTCGGACGGGAGCAGCGAGATGTGGTCCAGGCCTTCCTGGCAGCGGCTCGCCGCGGCGACTTCGAGGAGTTGCTGCGGGTACTCGACCCCGAGGTGAAACTGACCGTCGACACCCCGTCCGGCGTGGTCGTCACCCTCGGCGCCACCCAGGTCGCAGCCGGCGCGCAACTGTCCGCCAGCGCAGCCACGCAGGGGCGGGCGGTGCTCGTCAACGGCCTTCCGGGGATCATTTCCTGGCGAGAGGACGGCACCCCGCTCTCGGTCCTCGCGTTCACCGTCGTCGACAGCCGGATCACCGACATCACGGTCGTGATCGACCAGGCTAAGCTCGCGCTGATGGAACTGCCGGATCCGGCGTGA